The Monodelphis domestica isolate mMonDom1 chromosome 7, mMonDom1.pri, whole genome shotgun sequence genome window below encodes:
- the RASD1 gene encoding dexamethasone-induced Ras-related protein 1 isoform X2 encodes MKLAAMIKKMCPSESELNIPPKNCYRMVILGSSKVGKTAIVSRFLTGRFDEAYTPTIEDFHRKFYSIRGEVYQLDILDTSGNHPFPAMRRLSILTDPGHQVLPEEQDQGERGRAPGHLRQQGGPGLLPRGGAPGDREAGGRGPPALRLLRDLGQEEQQPGPDVPGALHHGQAAQRNEPGPSPEGLHPVLRHPAQEGSQEQEALERGQWRRLGGGLRHRGSLRPQAQRAQRPHVHPGESHRGQPGQGQRALRHQLGAPAPLLHQTSN; translated from the exons ATGAAACTGGCGGCGATGATCAAGAAGATGTGCCCCAGCGAGTCGGAGCTCAACATCCCGCCCAAGAACTGCTACCGGATGGTCATCCTGGGCTCGTCGAAGGTGGGCAAGACGGCCATCGTGTCGCGCTTCCTCACGGGCCGCTTCGACGAGGCTTACACGCCCACCATCGAGGACTTCCACCGCAAGTTCTACTCCATCCGCGGGGAAGTCTATCAGCTGGACATCCTGGACACGTCGGGCAACCACCCCTTCCCGGCTATGCGGCGCCTCTCCATCCTCACAG ATCCTGGACACCAAGTCCTGCCTGAAGAACAAGACCAAGGAGAACGTGGACGTGCCCCTGGTCATCTGCGGCAACAAGGGGGACCGGGACTTCTACCGCGAGGTGGAGCCCCGGGAGATCGAGAAGCTGGTGGGCGAGGACCCCCAGCGCTGCGCCTACTTCGAGATCTCGGCCAAGAAGAACAGCAGCCTGGACCAGATGTTCCGGGCGCTCTTCACCATGGCCAAGCTGCCCAGCGAAATGAGCCCGGACCTTCACCGGAAGGTCTCCATCCAGTACTGCGACATCCTGCACAAGAAGGCTCTCAAGAACAAGAAGCTCTTGAGAGAGGGCAGTGGAGGCGGCTCGGGGGAGGCCTACGGCATCGTGGCTCCCTTCGCCCGCAGGCCCAGCGTGCACAGCGACCTCATGTACATCCGGGAGAAAGCCATCGGGGGCAGCCAGGCCAAGGACAAAGAGCGCTGCGTCATCAGCTAGGAGCCCCCGCTCCTCTCCTTCACCAAACTAGTAACTaa
- the RASD1 gene encoding dexamethasone-induced Ras-related protein 1 isoform X1, which translates to MKLAAMIKKMCPSESELNIPPKNCYRMVILGSSKVGKTAIVSRFLTGRFDEAYTPTIEDFHRKFYSIRGEVYQLDILDTSGNHPFPAMRRLSILTGDVFILVFSLDNRDSFEEVQRLKQQILDTKSCLKNKTKENVDVPLVICGNKGDRDFYREVEPREIEKLVGEDPQRCAYFEISAKKNSSLDQMFRALFTMAKLPSEMSPDLHRKVSIQYCDILHKKALKNKKLLREGSGGGSGEAYGIVAPFARRPSVHSDLMYIREKAIGGSQAKDKERCVIS; encoded by the exons ATGAAACTGGCGGCGATGATCAAGAAGATGTGCCCCAGCGAGTCGGAGCTCAACATCCCGCCCAAGAACTGCTACCGGATGGTCATCCTGGGCTCGTCGAAGGTGGGCAAGACGGCCATCGTGTCGCGCTTCCTCACGGGCCGCTTCGACGAGGCTTACACGCCCACCATCGAGGACTTCCACCGCAAGTTCTACTCCATCCGCGGGGAAGTCTATCAGCTGGACATCCTGGACACGTCGGGCAACCACCCCTTCCCGGCTATGCGGCGCCTCTCCATCCTCACAG GAGACGTCTTTATCCTGGTCTTCAGCCTGGATAACCGAGACTCCTTCGAGGAGGTGCAGCGCCTCAAGCAGCAGATCCTGGACACCAAGTCCTGCCTGAAGAACAAGACCAAGGAGAACGTGGACGTGCCCCTGGTCATCTGCGGCAACAAGGGGGACCGGGACTTCTACCGCGAGGTGGAGCCCCGGGAGATCGAGAAGCTGGTGGGCGAGGACCCCCAGCGCTGCGCCTACTTCGAGATCTCGGCCAAGAAGAACAGCAGCCTGGACCAGATGTTCCGGGCGCTCTTCACCATGGCCAAGCTGCCCAGCGAAATGAGCCCGGACCTTCACCGGAAGGTCTCCATCCAGTACTGCGACATCCTGCACAAGAAGGCTCTCAAGAACAAGAAGCTCTTGAGAGAGGGCAGTGGAGGCGGCTCGGGGGAGGCCTACGGCATCGTGGCTCCCTTCGCCCGCAGGCCCAGCGTGCACAGCGACCTCATGTACATCCGGGAGAAAGCCATCGGGGGCAGCCAGGCCAAGGACAAAGAGCGCTGCGTCATCAGCTAG